The Thunnus thynnus chromosome 2, fThuThy2.1, whole genome shotgun sequence genome includes a region encoding these proteins:
- the mtrfr gene encoding mitochondrial translation release factor in rescue codes for MSLISCMCSFTRVLWRGSPSMSPMLRPLPAGLTCVLAAGKKDLIDLPVLNEDELEEQFVRGSGPGGQATNKTSNCVVLKHIPTGIVVKCHQTRSVDTNRKRAREIMREKLDISYKGEHSEVLVRKKESELRKQEKRRKANENLERKRLFKEALAAESKPGNDSV; via the exons ATGTCACTCATCAGCTGTATGTGCAGCTTCACTCGGGTCTTATGGAGAGGCTCTCCCAGTATGTCTCCAATGTTAAGGCCGCTCCCGGCTGGACTCACTTGTGTTTTGGCAGCCGGTAAAAAGGACTTGATAGATCTGCCTGTCCTCAATGAGGACGAGCTTGAGGAGCAGTTTGTGAGAGGATCCGGACCCGGAGGACAGGCCACCAACAAAACCAGCAACTGTGTGGTGCTCAAACACATCCCCACTGGGATTGTAGTGAAG TGCCATCAAACCAGATCTGTGGATACAAATCGAAAACGTGCTCGGGAAATTATGAGAGAGAAACTTGATATTTCATATAAAGGAGAACACAGTGAAGTTCTTGTGAGGAAGAAAGAGTCCGAGCTGAGGAaacaagagaagaggaggaaggcaAACGAGAacctggagagaaaaagactttttaaagaaGCACTGGCTGCAGAATCCAAACCTGGAAATGACTCCGTTTAA
- the kmt5ab gene encoding lysine methyltransferase 5Ab, whose amino-acid sequence MAKGKSGKPRADKQPEDTVENKVTSGKDTKENKPATNKDGVSKAQSFFQILRSPSKPRSPLSDSSSVLIQEGNESDATNLDTSKLKKDMPNEIKPDSCESKEQRAEMACHSHGIKDEATDQLEQKESTSHTNVKSAADSNVSKSKSRSLTARKPRAKKTENKAPQNRKVTDYYPIRRSNRRTKEELKNEEHKHIDDLIKNGIEDGLQVKHIEGKGRGVFAVNGFKKGDFVVEYHGELLDLAEAKVREAQYAQDPQTGCYMYYFQYQSRTYCVDATKETSRHGRLINHSKTGNCQTRLHAIDGTPHLILVASKDIEAEEELLYDYGDRSKASISAHPWLKY is encoded by the exons ATGGCAAAAG GAAAGAGTGGTAAGCCAAGAGCCGACAAACAGCCTGAGGACACTGTTGAAAATAAAGTCACCTCAGGGAAGGacacaaaggaaaacaaaccagCAACTAACAAG GATGGTGTATCCAAAGCACAGTCATTTTTCCAGATTCTGAGGAGTCCAAGCAAACCTAGATCCCCTCTGAGTGACAGTTCAAGCGTGTTGATCCAGGAAGGAAATGAATCTGATGCCACTAACCTTGACACGTCCAAGCTGAAAAAAG ACATGCCTAATGAAATAAAACCTGACAGCTGTGAGTCCAAAGAGCAGAGGGCTGAGATGGCTTGTCACAGTCATGGGATCAAAGATGAAGCCACTGACCAACTGGAGCAAAAAGAGTCCACCTCGCACACAAACGTCAAGTCTGCAGCAGACAGCAACGTTTCAAAATCCAAATCTCGGAGTCTAACTGCTCGCAAACCCAGAGCGAAAAA gaCAGAGAATAAAGCTCCCCAAAACAGAAAGGTCACAGACTATTATCCAATCAGACGGAGTaacagaagaacaaaagaagagttAAAG AATGAAGAGCACAAACACATTGACGACCTGATAAAGAACGGCATTGAAGACGGACTGCAG GTGAAACACATAGAGGGCAAAGGACGAGGGGTTTTTGCTGTGAATGGCTTCAAGAAGGGAGACTTTGTTGTGGAGTATCATGGAGAACTACTGGACCTAGCTGAGGCTAAAGTAAGAGAGGCCCAGTATGCCCAGGATCCCCAAACAGGCTGTTACATGTACTACTTCCAGTATCAATCCAGAACGTACTG TGTGGACGCCACAAAGGAAACAAGCCGTCACGGAAGACTGATAAACCACAGTAAAACCGGCAACTGCCAGACGAGGCTTCACGCCATCGATGGAACCCCTCATCTGATCTTAGTGGCGTCCAAAGACATCGAAGCAGAGGAAGAGCTGCTATACGACTACGGTGATCGGAGTAAAGCCTCGATCTCGGCTCACCCTTGGCTCAAATATTGA
- the rilpl2 gene encoding RILP-like protein 2 produces MEFGEESSPALAFEKDAFELTVEDVYDISYVIGRDLLKISSTGEEVSDLQFRIVRVLEMFETLVNKYNLSLEELKMERDNLKSELDRIIKESSSGQGTQTAGPNQLVVDLTDPNRPRFTMQELKEVLQERNQLKAQLMVAQEELQLYKSGILPQAEPAMVEVDLDTPAATEQGSAAINDAKEEKTTIGKLFSFRRK; encoded by the exons ATGGAGTTCGGTGAGGAGTCGTCGCCCGCTTTAGCTTTCGAGAAGGACGCGTTTGAACTGACGGTTGAAGATGTGTATGACATTTCCTACGTGATCGGACGAGATTTGTTGAAAATTAGCAGCACGGGCGAGGAAGTGTCAGATTTGCAGTTCAGAATAGTTCGTGTTTTGGAAATGTTCGAGACTTTGGTCAATAAGTACAACTTGTCTCTGGAGGAGCTGAAAATGGAGCGGGACAACTTGAAGAGTGAACTGGACAGGATCATCAAAGAGAGCTCCTCCGGGCAGGGCACT CAAACGGCGGGACCAAACCAGCTGGTGGTGGACCTGACAGACCCCAACAGACCGCGCTTCACCATGCAGGAGCTGAAGGAGGTTCTGCAGGAGAGGAATCAGCTGAAGGCTCAGCTCATGGTCGCTCAGGAGGAGCTTCAGCTGTACAAGAG TGGGATTCTGCCACAGGCTGAACCAGCCATGGTGGAAGTAGACCTGGACACACCAGCAGCTACAGAGCAGGGTTCTGCTGCCATAAATGAtgcaaaagaggagaaaacaacCATAGGCAAACT GTTTTCATTCAGGcgaaaatga